The Glycine max cultivar Williams 82 chromosome 17, Glycine_max_v4.0, whole genome shotgun sequence genome contains the following window.
TGTTCTCTACTATGAAGATCTCATAAAAAATGCCACGGTAAGTTTACCAATGCTAAAAGCATGTGCTGTGCCTGTACCATCACAATTCttaaactattatttatttaattaattaattctataGTTTAGTTTTGATTCACTGCCtccataagtttttatattttaatctgaTCATGAAATAATGATagtatgttaattaaaaaatttggtttTTGAGTTAGTGGTTTTCATAGTGAAATGTGTAACTGTGTAAGTACATAATTAAATCACAGGGCAAAACCAGGTGTTAGTTGTTAGTTGTTAGTAGTGAGAGAGAATTGAACTTACGActtttctttcctctcttgTTTCTTCAACCATCAAGTCAATCATAAAACTCAGTACAAAATATGTTTAGGTAGCCATGGATCAAAATTCGACCATATTAGCATATAATtcaatgttgattttttttttcatctacagAAGCTGAAAGATGTACAAGAATTTCTGAGATTGCCTTTCAGAGATATGCACAGCAGGCAGGTCAAGATTCACACTGCCCCATTATTGAAGCAAATTGAAAACTGGGATGATGTGTATAAAACGCTGAGAGGCACATCATATCAGAATTTTCTCTTCTCAGACTAACCAAATATAATACGACACAATAACTGATTTTGACACCAATAGACAAAACAAAGATTGCTTCTTCTTTGACTAGCATAGGATTATTCTATGTACTTGGGTGCCACTTCTTGGAAACTTTAATTTAAAGTAATcaagcatttaatgttgttaCCAGGGCAATGGTTTAGTCAAcatcataaaaagaaaagttggTTTTTATAATTGAAGTTGATATTTTATGCAAGAAAAATGCATATGAATGTAAGTTAGAAGTTTCAACTCTCTCCCTCCTCAGGTACAACGACCTGTGCATTGGAGCTTCTGTTTCTCTGGGTGTCACGGACATGATTAAATGCATTCTcatatcaaattaatatcaaccatctaaaaaagtaaaaatacaaaTAGTATGTCATGATCAATAAATCATTTTCACGAAgactaataaacaaataaatcctTACGTTAACAAGATTTTATCCGCAAGTTCTTTCCTGCTTCCACTCAACAGTCTTGTGTTTATTGCAATTAGTTGATATCAAGAAATCGAAATACAAATACTAGTTCTTCTATAGTCTTAAATGTCACGGTTATTTTACACTTAGAATAGCCTATCCGTATATTCCCTATTAAGTTGGACTTAACATAGCCGAACTTTAAACAATTCCAATCCTACATATTTTACACTTGGCTGGTTCCACTGTTACGTAAACATGAAtcttcaaattttcaaattattttcccTGATGTAAAGAAGAATAGGGTTAGGATaccatttgaaattttataatactatactatcatttttttttgtcttaggtCAAAAATCATCCCTCACTTGCAATATGTAACTGTCATTCTCTCAAAGAAAtattacacaaaaaaaatatcaaacataaatttttcattaaataatcaTTCTCTCACTTataaatacaacaaaattttaCATCACTACAACAATCCTATGAATTATACTATACTatcattttaacattaattcagctttttctaattttactgattttttttttccaatttagaCAAACAATGCGTTTAATTCACCAACTCAGATattgattgaattaaattagCCATTTTCGGATTCACCATTAAATTCAACCGAGGTTTGACTTGTCAGGGACTTGCATTAAAGACCATGGAATTCGCACTAGTCCAACTATCTCACCTTgcagaaatagaaaaaagaaacaaaaatatgtggaaactactattttttttttcttcaaattgctTCCTAAATAATGTTACAAACAGGATAACCAAACCAAATCAACAAATCATTGAACTGGCCCGTTAGGTGCAGTAGTAGCACAGTCATTCTTATCTGTGCGTCCAATAACGAAATGGTCAACAATTTTAACCGTATGAACTGGATCCAGGTGGGCAATGGCTGCCCTCCATTTGCTGGGAAACCTTCTTAAATGACTCAACTCATGTGGATGTTTTGTCTCTCCATCCCAATCAGGATCAAGCTTCCACTCCTTTGGAACCTGCACATTCAAAATGTTAGACAATGATTCAATACTTACCGCTAAAGTGTATCAGTTATCTAACCTGAACCAATTCAATACTTCACTTTACATAAAACAAATAGTTGAATTGAGTGTTGGCTTCCTACCTTATCAACAGCCAAAGTATAAACTTCAAGATCACCATCCGAATTGATGTGAAACCGTGTGAATGATTTGTAATTAGCTATTCGAAGAGACGAAAAGGCTTCATCAAAGTGTAAGTGAAGCCAGTTGATGCAAATGTATAAGTAGCTCCCAAACACCAAGGAAACAACAGGGGTCGAGAAGACCCAAAAATAAAGGAAGacagaagcataatatattacAGCACCCCCTCGGGAAATAGATTCTAATCCATTCTGGCAAATATTGTTCCGGGAGACTGCCATGACCtgagaaaaatagaaaaccaTCTCCGTGACAGGATCCATTATAAGAaaagtcaaaaataaaataattcaaagaaTTTACTCACCTCTGGCACATCAAAAGCAGACATTAAATACTTGATACATGCCGGATAAAGTCCAAATGTCCATTGTTCGATACGAGCTCTGAGTCCAGTTGGATCAGGAAAGTGCTCACTTTCCACTGATCTATACCACTGATATAAAGTGTGATACCCTGGATTACACCCCCCCAAAAAAACACCAGACATTATAAACCAAATATCatcatcacacacacacaatccCACTTTACAAAGTGCTGAAATctttttctctaatttatttGTGATGAGTAATGGCAAATTAGTCAAAGGACCTTGTGCCAAAATTCACCAGATCAGGAGTCATATCAATATCACCAAAGCTAAGTTCCAGCAGGTCATTGTGAACCTATTGAATCTAGCTTCCAACAAAATAAAGATACAACAATAGAAATATAATTTCCAACAAGATAATTATAAAGATGGAAGTCTATCCTTTATAAGCAACGTAACAATGAACATGCCCTTATGGATATGACAATATGGTGTGACTTGTAAAATCTGGAATGCAGGATTACACACAATAAAAATCTGAAATTATGCGTCTCATCTTCCTCATTTAACTGAAGCTCTATTTAGTTCCATTCACTGCAATAGTCACAATTTTATCCTCATAATAGTAGTGTGTTGTTTCTAGCATCCCCCCAAACCCCCATGCAATACCACTTTTGCTTTAAAATATGGACTATGCAAATGGCCATTTTACCTTCAACTGAAATCTAACTTAATTATGAAAATGAGAACCCCTAACAACTTGATCGTACAAACTCTTAATACCATGTCAATGGTCAATtcaccccaaagcttacaatgTTTGGTGGAAGcccaacaattttatatttctaacCATTTTCAAATTCATGAAGTTAAGTACCCTCAGATTAGTGCTGATGTGGCAGTCAGCTGACATgccaatattattttcaataaaatgaaTGATAAGATTCTATTTGCTGGACTTTTGGAAATGGCATGGCATAACACCACATCAGCAAAAGAATGCTAAGTTAATGTCAATCTGACAAGGGGACTTCATTGTGTTGATTTCAAAACTTCAAGTTGCAATTAAAAGTGGGGACGAAAATAGGAATTTCGTGAAACTAAAAGGATCAAAagtgtaatttaaaattaagctaagatatattatttatcaacTTGAGCAAAACAAGTTACAAAACGTTGTATCAATACAAATTGTTCAACATATAGAAAAACCAAACCTGAAGTTGCTAGCAACTTATGCTGGATGCATATTTCAACACCTATTTCAAGAAGCAACATAAGTATCAGTGCTGCTGCAAGGTGAGCAGAAACATGAAGAACTCCAATTATTGCTCGTTTCTTCCGTGACAATTTGGGTGGAACAAAAGAATATGCCGCAATTAGTAATAGTATAGCTCCCGCTAGTGACACACAAGAGTGCTGCAGAATATATATAAATCCATTCCACACAGTACCAAGGAAACTCTTTATGTGACCAGAAAATGTATCATCTTGGAGGATGTGATTCAGCTCACACTAGAAACCAAGTACACAAAACAATTGCATCTTAGCAAATAGCAACAGATGATAGTATCTTAACAGATAAGCAAAATGCTAATCTCTGCTTATCTCTATGGgccaaaaggaaagaacaagaatCCAACAGCTCAAAAACCATAATTGACACTGAAAGCatacaaaataaaaccaaaaataagatatGGAGGAACTCACTTGTGGAAACATTGAAAAGActaatacaaaatatataatgcCACCAATAAAATCAAATTGCCAGTTCTTTTTCCGAAATTTTAGGATATTTCCCAATGCAATCtgcatcaaatttaaaaatatgttacaaCCATAACGTgctagtaaaatatttttttttaaaaaaagcgaTTTTGTGCTTACAAGTAAGAGAAGGAGAACTATAATAAGCAATTAATTGACATTCTACATACCCTGCTCGAATCCTCAAAGGAAGGATATGCAGCTTTGCATTCATAGGAAACTTCATCAAGTTTGTTGAATTTACTGAAAACATGGGTAGGATGTAGAAATGCACCACCACAACCATTAACAAGAAGATGGTGAATATGTACAGGCCCATCTGACTTTACATGAGAGTGACGCATGTAATGATGCAAGTCCCCAGCCATTCGAAGCTTACATCTTCCTCTTAAATAATCAGAAATAAGGTGTGAAATATTCTTTCCAGTAACATCATTCCAATACCAGTCAGTGAGCCAATTAGGTTCATGAGTAATAATGATCACAGAGTCATCGTCTTGAACCTGGATAAAAGATGGCCATGGTAAAAGTTGTGGACAATCAATCAGTATATAGGTCAAATAATATGAGTTATAAGGACTCAGGTTAGAGCCagtaataaatagaaaaagtaaaaaaaaaaaaacaatatgttAAATATCTACTGATCAAAGCTTGCTTTGTCAAACAGGACATTGCATAAGCAACAAGTTCATAAGTGAAACATAGCATCTAGAAAGGATACTCAAACTACAAAAAATGGATTTACTAAAAACATTACAACAGAACCAAATTTCATTAGCCCCTTAATGGACAAGATGTTCCAAGACAATGAGACTAGCAGGGATAAAACAAGCAAGTTAATCACAAAGAATGCCTGTATTGTTGGTCAGGAGCAATCCTAGAATAATAAGATTGAAATAGCCCTACACAAAATTAATTGTGTAATACTACGTTGGAATCCATCAATGAATACGactaatttgattttatcattgtaaaaattctattttattaaatcagaGTGTGAATATCCCGTAAATTACAAGCTAGATAATTTgtagtttctattttttagaGATTATGATGAATTATTTCTCCGTCCATCTACAGTACAActctagaaaatattttccaagttACTATACTGTTTTCATCATCCCTCTCCCACCTCTCACATTAAGTATTTTACTATTAAATGTTACATACAtcaatcattattttatatgaaatcaATGGCAACAAAAGAATgagtagaaataaaaaataataataataaaaaggtgAACAAACAGTGCTGTACAAGCATTTGTGCTGTACTTCATTTCATAGAAATGAAAAGACAAAAGGTAAACAGGCAGAATATTTACTTTCTCTGTTATCAGTTCCGAAAAGAACTTGAATTGGTACACATCAATATCACCATGAAGAGCTAGATCAAGCCCAAAAACCCACCACCGTTTTGGGAGTTGCAAAGCAAAATAACTCTTCTTCTGGGGCATGAGCCATCCACCTAACCAGCTTCTATGACATATATACCTCATAAAGGTCTGGAGTCCATCAAACCAGTCTgtgaagaaaataattatattaattagtaaCCATAGTGTTAGGCATAAATAcacagttttaaattttaaaaaaaaaagttagatgaggtaaaatgaccaaaacaaatatgataatcaattgaaaaaaaaaagtagcaagatgataaataaaaagggggggggggggggactggTTATTTAATGAACACCATGAAAAATAACACATTTAATTTGGTAAGGCTTGATCCAGGAGCTAAAACTAACCATGGTTTCCAGGAATAACAAAACATTGAGGTCCATTGTACTGTTTTAATTGAGCCCCAAAGGGTACCTCCGGCTTGTTCACAGCAATCTGCTCTGCTTTATACCAAGGAGGAGGTTGAAGAGCATATTCAAAAGGAACAAAAAGACGCCTTTCATATGTGAATGCTGATGGATTTGGATACCTGCAACAGAACATAAATAAGTcattgaaggaaaaaatatatatatatctacagAACATTGAGAGAGACGGTTGAAACTTGAATTTTCCGGATGAAAAAGCAGTTTTGGAGTCCCAGAATAAGCTGACATTTCAAACAAGTTCAGTAAAGCTAATTTTCTGGATGTAAATGAGTTAAACTATGTATGAATTATTTGAGCTCAACTTTTTAAATGTTCAATCAAGCTCGTTTGATTAGCTAAACAAACAAGCTCAAGCTTAAAGTtatgtttgattatttaaatgagCCAATTGTCATTAACAGCCCACAAATAGCTCAATGATGTATGTATACCTAGATGATTGTGAATTTGTGATGTCATTTATTGTATTAACttgaaaaattgtaattttatttattattgacgTATGCATATCATTTACCTTACTTCAATTATCAAGAGTCATTTTTAATGGGTATccataaacttaaaaaaaagttgtcatTGTCATTTTCATTTCCAATCTCAAGTCAgttattttgaatataaaattatattttatttctcttttttacttCACCTAGCATGAAGGTGTCTACTAAATACTACATTAATAAACAAACATTTGtttcatagaaaaataaaaataattatgccaCAAATGAGTCAAATAAGCCAAGCACAATCTTTAAATTTGGCTCGTTTGGACAATCTTTAAATTTGGTTTGTTTGGACAATCTTTAAATTTGGCTTGTTTGGGTAAAAGAGCCAAACTTAACAATCTCTTTCTTCACAAGTCAAGCTCAAACTTCAAATATTTGGCTTGACAACTCATTTACACCTTTACACTAGTCAACTACCTGGTCCATGAAGAAGCCTAGAAGGGGTGAAGCAGAAAATcagtaatcaatatcaaagcaTGCCTGAAACTAGTAGTAACCATGCCAGAGTATTTCAAAAGGAAGTGGTAGTTGTGGAATAATTACAAAATCAAAGTCCATAATATAAAAGCTTGAGATGATATTACATGTttccataagaaaaaaaaaacacaacacttGTTAAATAATCTCAATTTCCTAAAATTGAAGTTGAAAAATTGATCTACACAGATAACTCTACAAAATGCAAACCCCAGTTATAAGATACGTTTTGCCTTTAATCACACTGTTTACTGAAGCAAAAAGAAGTTGATGGGTAATATAAATGGTATATGATGTGGCATCTGGTTAGTAGCCCTCCACATAAATGTACAAAACTATGTACAGAAGACTCAGAATTCCTTGTTTCATGATTTGATTTTAGACCTAAGTATTCAAAATTCTCAATCAAGAACCATGGCATTAAATGGTGTCAACTTATCATTCTGAAactcacaaataataaataacaattgaCCAAATCGTGTGATAATAGCCACAATTCGCAATATTAAATGCAGAGAGCTTACGCAAGATCACCCCCAATAATTAGCAAGTTTCCACGTGGCAAGGTAAGCTCAGAATCATCTTTCAGTGTCCGAATAAAAGGCTTAGCAAGTAGCCGTGCAACAGCATAAGATGAGTTCCCACCATCACCGGTATCAGCCATAAAGTCAAACCAAAAATCATCCTTCTCACTAAAATGATCATATAGAAGATCATCTTGATGATTTCCATCACTAACCCTACTCATTGCAGCCTGTTAATGAAAATAAGACTTGTTAATGCTGGCATACCAGCAAAATGAGGATAAACAAAAAGCAAACTTATTCACATCATAGAATAATGCACATTTTAACAGTCTGACTTTGTTTGCTTTTTAATTAGTGTAAATCATTCCAATATTAGGATAGTTGATTAATTTGGGTCTAATGCTAGGAAAGTTGGCAATTACCGTTTACTTGGTTTTGCCTATACAGTGTACTTTCAACACACAGCCTACTAATTTTCTCATTCATTCAGAAATATTCTTTTCAACTTGACATctcatcataaaaaatataaagcctcaaaaattattttataaataatacagataaaaaaatagttcaatttTGGCATGCtaaataaaaagtcaaaagCTGCACAAAACAATAGAAATCTAAATCTGGAGACTAGATATTACAAAACGCTCAATTTTACAAGCATAATGTGCACATCCACATTTCAGgctttgattttgttttattgcTCTTAAAGAAAAAAGACCAGATTCAAGGTCATAGGCACATGGCAACAATACAGAAAACTACGatccttttaagttttaacattGCCCAACTCCAGATTTAGATTAACTGAAAATTCCTTTCAAAGGTATGCAAATACTTGCAACGATGGCAATACAGAGGGTATAATATAGTCAGCTAAGTACttcacattataaaaaaaaacatacagaatagtataaataatgggcatggagaaaataaaaaaagttacctGCATCATACGCATGTCAAAACGCCCAACGAAGACAGTCACTGATACCAGGAGGTCAAAAACTGTTTTGAATAAATCAGCAGATGTTCTGCATTATTTAGTAAGTGTAACCACACATTCAAGACAACCTTCAACACcccttgaaataaaattttaaaaaaaaactaggaaacaaaatattttatatgcataCATACCCAGAGTACCAAGGAACCATGTCTAAAAAATCAGGCttcatttgtttcttcttcaaCTTCTCATATTCTTTAACAGATAATGGGTGAGTGAGAGCCCATCTGTTGATTTTTCAGACATAAAAACAAAGATATCAAGTgaaataatgagaaaaaaaatggttgaTACTCAATACTATGTAATTTGAAAATGCAATACCAGccataataatttattactcATTCAGCACTGTTGCACCAAGGGCTCAAGGCACCATTGCACATTGCTTTGTGCAGGGAAATGAATAACagtattacaaaaaataaagtaactAACATACATTACCAAAACAGACTAATATACATATGAAAACTTAAGCCGTGTTGTTCTTTCTGAAAAATCTGTTGGGATGAccggaaaaaagaaaatggacaTTTGCACAAGTGAAAAATATTACAACAAACATAGATGCAAAATTtcgaaaacaagaataaaaactGACATCATTTATTGATTTGGGTAGTCAAAGGAAACTATGCTTTTAATGTCAGTAATTTCCATTGAAATCTTATTATCAGAAAAATTTTATACTTTgaacaattaaaaacaattactcATATTACAAGCAGGAAGATAATAAAGTTTAGCACATAATAAAATCAACTATAAAGTACTACTCACCCTGTTGACCTCTCCACCACATAATTTGCAATGTAAAGCCCAATAAATGTAGCCCAAAGTGAGTAGATGGGAGAAATTTCATCTGATGAACCAGGACATGATCCATTGCAAGCTAtctaatacataaaaataattttggcaTCAAACCATGTAAAGAACCAAAATGGACATAGATATGAATTACGACAGCTGACTgcataaatcaaataattatatcatTATATTAAGTACCTCGCCATAAATAACCCACTTCGACAAGAGAGGATAATCACTTGCAGATCCAACTGGTGCAAACCAAGATGAGCAAACCTGGTCTTTCAATTCGTTCATCCGAAGAAACTTTGCAAGCCATGTGTTCCTCTCCTCTTTTTTCCAGAAAGAAAACCAGTTAGAATTTCTTCGGTCAAGTGGTCTCTCTCTTAACATGGCACGGTTACCACAATGACTATAAAATACACAGCATGCCACGCTAAGtacctattatttattttacaaaaaacacCATCAGAACAATATTGCATCTTC
Protein-coding sequences here:
- the LOC100819940 gene encoding uncharacterized protein isoform X1, with product MGSSKQSAGILDTLKMERVRTILTHTYPYPHEHSRHAVIAVVVGCLFFISSDNIHTLVEKLDKNVKWWSMYACLFGFFYFFSSPFIGKTFKPSYSNFSRWYIAWILVAAVYHLPSFQSMGVDMRMNLSLFLTIYLSSILFLLVFHIIFLGLWYIGFVSRVAGKRPEILTILQNCAVLSVACCVFYSHCGNRAMLRERPLDRRNSNWFSFWKKEERNTWLAKFLRMNELKDQVCSSWFAPVGSASDYPLLSKWVIYGEIACNGSCPGSSDEISPIYSLWATFIGLYIANYVVERSTGWALTHPLSVKEYEKLKKKQMKPDFLDMVPWYSGTSADLFKTVFDLLVSVTVFVGRFDMRMMQAAMSRVSDGNHQDDLLYDHFSEKDDFWFDFMADTGDGGNSSYAVARLLAKPFIRTLKDDSELTLPRGNLLIIGGDLAYPNPSAFTYERRLFVPFEYALQPPPWYKAEQIAVNKPEVPFGAQLKQYNGPQCFVIPGNHDWFDGLQTFMRYICHRSWLGGWLMPQKKSYFALQLPKRWWVFGLDLALHGDIDVYQFKFFSELITEKVQDDDSVIIITHEPNWLTDWYWNDVTGKNISHLISDYLRGRCKLRMAGDLHHYMRHSHVKSDGPVHIHHLLVNGCGGAFLHPTHVFSKFNKLDEVSYECKAAYPSFEDSSRIALGNILKFRKKNWQFDFIGGIIYFVLVFSMFPQCELNHILQDDTFSGHIKSFLGTVWNGFIYILQHSCVSLAGAILLLIAAYSFVPPKLSRKKRAIIGVLHVSAHLAAALILMLLLEIGVEICIQHKLLATSGYHTLYQWYRSVESEHFPDPTGLRARIEQWTFGLYPACIKYLMSAFDVPEVMAVSRNNICQNGLESISRGGAVIYYASVFLYFWVFSTPVVSLVFGSYLYICINWLHLHFDEAFSSLRIANYKSFTRFHINSDGDLEVYTLAVDKVPKEWKLDPDWDGETKHPHELSHLRRFPSKWRAAIAHLDPVHTVKIVDHFVIGRTDKNDCATTAPNGPVQ
- the LOC100819940 gene encoding uncharacterized protein isoform X2; the protein is MGSSKQSAGILDTLKMERVRTILTHTYPYPHEHSRHAVIAVVVGCLFFISSDNIHTLVEKLDKNVKWWSMYACLFGFFYFFSSPFIGKTFKPSYSNFSRWYIAWILVAAVYHLPSFQSMGVDMRMNLSLFLTIYLSSILFLLVFHIIFLGLWYIGFVSRVAGKRPEILTILQNCAVLSVACCVFYSHCGNRAMLRERPLDRRNSNWFSFWKKEERNTWLAKFLRMNELKDQVCSSWFAPVGSASDYPLLSKWVIYGEIACNGSCPGSSDEISPIYSLWATFIGLYIANYVVERSTGWALTHPLSVKEYEKLKKKQMKPDFLDMVPWYSGTSADLFKTVFDLLVSVTVFVGRFDMRMMQAAMSRVSDGNHQDDLLYDHFSEKDDFWFDFMADTGDGGNSSYAVARLLAKPFIRTLKDDSELTLPRGNLLIIGGDLAYPNPSAFTYERRLFVPFEYALQPPPWYKAEQIAVNKPEVPFGAQLKQYNGPQCFVIPGNHDWFDGLQTFMRYICHRSWLGGWLMPQKKSYFALQLPKRWWVFGLDLALHGDIDVYQFKFFSELITEKVQDDDSVIIITHEPNWLTDWYWNDVTGKNISHLISDYLRGRCKLRMAGDLHHYMRHSHVKSDGPVHIHHLLVNGCGGAFLHPTHVFSKFNKLDEVSYECKAAYPSFEDSSRCELNHILQDDTFSGHIKSFLGTVWNGFIYILQHSCVSLAGAILLLIAAYSFVPPKLSRKKRAIIGVLHVSAHLAAALILMLLLEIGVEICIQHKLLATSGYHTLYQWYRSVESEHFPDPTGLRARIEQWTFGLYPACIKYLMSAFDVPEVMAVSRNNICQNGLESISRGGAVIYYASVFLYFWVFSTPVVSLVFGSYLYICINWLHLHFDEAFSSLRIANYKSFTRFHINSDGDLEVYTLAVDKVPKEWKLDPDWDGETKHPHELSHLRRFPSKWRAAIAHLDPVHTVKIVDHFVIGRTDKNDCATTAPNGPVQ